A DNA window from Bdellovibrio sp. BCCA contains the following coding sequences:
- a CDS encoding aminoglycoside phosphotransferase family protein, with amino-acid sequence MRIFLMVTHDEFLNPFLTRSLNSNAYKVFSLAGDASNRRYYRVVLDHQSWVLMRWEPFQPENYPFLSVLNHFAKNGVHVPQVIAMSPEEGLVLLEDLGDLTLERKFWESQNQEAATEFYQMAVDEIVKIHHPATLDQSDCTAFKIKFDTEKFMWEMNYGKDNLLSGILKFQFSDALNKEMANIFLDICSRLDKEPKRIAHRDYHSRNLMIKLDQMSVIDFQDARLGPIQYDLVSLMRDSYVDMNDAMAKNLINYYLEKSKQYLPKDFSREHFDRVYELQSIQRCFKACGSFASFYHLREDRRYLKYLSGTLRRVMKAINEFPEYKTFADVLIDSGALERKYESL; translated from the coding sequence GTGAGAATTTTTCTTATGGTCACTCATGATGAATTTTTAAATCCATTTCTTACTCGCTCATTAAACTCCAACGCTTACAAAGTTTTTTCTTTGGCCGGAGACGCTTCCAACCGTCGCTACTATCGCGTCGTTTTGGATCATCAATCTTGGGTTTTGATGCGCTGGGAACCATTCCAACCTGAAAATTATCCGTTTCTAAGCGTTCTGAATCACTTTGCTAAGAACGGTGTTCATGTGCCGCAAGTGATTGCGATGTCTCCAGAAGAGGGCTTGGTTTTACTTGAGGATCTTGGCGACCTCACTTTAGAAAGAAAATTCTGGGAAAGCCAAAATCAAGAAGCGGCCACTGAGTTCTATCAAATGGCCGTTGATGAAATCGTTAAAATTCATCATCCGGCGACTTTGGATCAATCTGACTGCACTGCTTTTAAGATTAAATTTGATACTGAAAAATTCATGTGGGAAATGAACTACGGAAAAGACAATTTGCTTTCCGGAATTTTGAAGTTTCAATTTAGCGATGCTTTAAACAAAGAAATGGCCAATATCTTTTTGGATATTTGCTCTCGCTTGGACAAAGAACCGAAACGCATTGCTCACCGTGATTATCACTCTCGCAATTTGATGATCAAACTGGATCAGATGAGCGTGATTGATTTCCAGGATGCGCGTTTGGGACCGATTCAGTACGATCTTGTCAGTCTTATGCGCGACTCTTATGTCGACATGAACGATGCAATGGCAAAAAACCTGATCAATTACTATTTGGAAAAATCTAAGCAGTATTTGCCTAAAGATTTCTCTCGCGAACACTTTGACCGTGTTTATGAACTGCAGTCTATCCAACGCTGTTTTAAAGCTTGCGGAAGTTTTGCCAGCTTTTATCATCTCCGTGAAGACCGTCGTTATTTAAAATATCTTTCAGGAACTCTTCGTCGAGTGATGAAGGCAATCAACGAATTCCCAGAGTATAAAACTTTTGCGGATGTCTTGATTGATTCAGGTGCTCTTGAAAGAAAGTACGAATCTTTATGA
- a CDS encoding sugar phosphate nucleotidyltransferase, protein MNVMLLAAGEGTRLRPYTEILPKPAIPFLTVPLAAHSLSVLRGNTINKLVVNTYHLPKKIHELFHTLPHKAQSLHFSDEVGQILGSGGGLGNARKHFIGGGDFVMMNADEVILPKDPQVLKKAFEHHKRTGALATILVMDDPRVGTQFGGVWADPQNKVLGFGKSSIPGAQKGWHFVGVQILSEKVFDYIPLSGESNILYDALVAGIKNGDLVQAFPFECSWFETGNPRDFLEASEKCSQYLVNPQASFQKEALQATLKDFAPESVEARKQASAHLVISKSSQIDNSAQVEGLLVCGKGSVIGANARLKNVIVGAGVAIPANTEASDKMFL, encoded by the coding sequence ATGAATGTAATGCTTCTGGCGGCAGGCGAAGGCACACGTCTTCGCCCTTACACTGAGATTCTTCCTAAGCCGGCCATTCCTTTTTTAACAGTGCCCCTTGCAGCTCATTCGTTAAGTGTCTTACGTGGTAACACGATTAATAAACTTGTCGTTAACACTTATCACCTTCCCAAAAAAATCCACGAACTTTTCCACACACTTCCTCACAAAGCACAAAGTCTGCATTTCTCTGATGAAGTGGGACAAATTTTAGGAAGTGGTGGTGGACTGGGAAATGCTCGCAAACATTTTATCGGTGGCGGCGATTTCGTCATGATGAATGCGGATGAAGTGATTCTTCCTAAAGATCCTCAAGTTTTAAAAAAGGCTTTTGAACACCACAAGCGAACGGGGGCCTTGGCGACAATCTTAGTTATGGATGATCCTCGCGTGGGAACACAGTTTGGCGGAGTTTGGGCTGATCCGCAGAATAAAGTTCTTGGTTTTGGAAAATCCTCGATTCCCGGTGCACAAAAGGGTTGGCACTTTGTGGGTGTGCAAATTCTTTCTGAAAAAGTTTTTGATTATATTCCGCTCAGTGGTGAGTCAAATATTTTATATGACGCTTTAGTAGCTGGAATTAAAAACGGAGATCTCGTTCAGGCTTTTCCTTTTGAATGCAGTTGGTTTGAAACAGGAAATCCAAGGGACTTTCTTGAGGCTTCTGAGAAATGCTCTCAGTATCTTGTAAACCCTCAAGCCTCTTTTCAGAAAGAAGCCTTGCAAGCAACGCTCAAAGACTTTGCTCCTGAATCCGTTGAAGCAAGAAAGCAGGCTTCTGCGCACCTTGTGATTTCTAAAAGTTCACAGATTGATAATTCTGCACAAGTAGAAGGTTTGCTTGTATGTGGAAAGGGAAGTGTTATCGGCGCAAATGCACGTTTAAAGAACGTGATTGTCGGCGCCGGTGTTGCGATTCCCGCAAACACCGAAGCCTCAGATAAAATGTTTTTGTAG
- a CDS encoding SRPBCC family protein: MKVQIQRSINIEKPQQTVFNIIADLKQWNTWSPWMQSEPTAKTQSSGISGQVGQTQSWEGEVIGSGRMTIVDLQKNQLMKMNLEFFTPWKSFAEAIFDVKEVSPQQCKVTWTMNSNLPWFMFAFKNMMAAYIGNDFERGLKMLKEYAETGSVVSRSIYQGEKELPGFQVIGRKTTSKISDLGTTIRADFEDLNKRLQSGELTPPDGIVTLSHKHDIPHGTSTFTAGYLYKSNQHPKIPKDFEVTQVPNHKALVVDYYGPYRNIGNPWSMIVSYQRGKKKKVAKSIPMYELYKTMPDGRPEKDIHTQITLPIK; the protein is encoded by the coding sequence ATGAAGGTTCAAATTCAACGCAGTATCAATATTGAAAAGCCACAACAGACCGTCTTCAATATCATTGCCGATCTTAAGCAATGGAATACTTGGTCCCCGTGGATGCAAAGTGAACCTACCGCCAAAACTCAATCTTCGGGAATTTCAGGGCAAGTAGGACAAACACAATCTTGGGAAGGCGAGGTCATCGGCTCAGGTCGCATGACGATTGTTGATCTTCAGAAAAATCAGTTGATGAAAATGAATTTGGAATTCTTCACGCCGTGGAAAAGTTTTGCTGAAGCGATCTTTGACGTAAAAGAAGTTTCGCCTCAACAATGCAAAGTCACTTGGACGATGAATTCAAATCTTCCGTGGTTCATGTTCGCTTTTAAAAACATGATGGCAGCCTACATCGGCAATGATTTTGAGCGCGGCCTAAAAATGTTGAAAGAATATGCTGAAACCGGTTCTGTGGTTTCTCGCTCTATCTATCAAGGAGAAAAAGAACTCCCTGGCTTTCAAGTTATCGGCAGAAAAACGACCAGTAAGATTTCGGATTTAGGAACGACGATTCGTGCTGATTTCGAGGACTTGAATAAGCGCCTTCAAAGTGGCGAGCTTACTCCTCCTGATGGCATCGTGACTTTAAGTCACAAGCACGACATTCCTCACGGCACTTCGACTTTTACGGCGGGATATCTTTATAAATCGAATCAGCATCCAAAGATTCCTAAAGACTTTGAAGTCACACAAGTTCCAAATCACAAAGCACTTGTCGTTGATTACTATGGTCCTTATCGCAACATCGGAAATCCATGGTCCATGATCGTGAGTTATCAGCGCGGTAAGAAAAAGAAAGTCGCAAAGAGCATCCCTATGTATGAACTTTATAAAACGATGCCTGATGGGCGGCCTGAAAAAGATATTCACACGCAAATCACTTTACCTATTAAATAG